Part of the Terriglobales bacterium genome, GGCACCATGGACTGGATCAGCGTGTTCGACGATGCCATCTGCACCATCATGGTGAAACCCACCGGCAGCAACAGCAACAGGGAGAGCCACAGCGAGCGCGACAACGCGAACAGGATCAAGCTGAATCCGAATCCGACCGAACAGACTGCTACCCACTTGCCCAATCCCTTCAAGCCTTGTTTTGCGGCCAGCGTTAATGCGCCGAGCAGGGCGCCGACTCCGGTTGCGCCCATTAACAGCCCTAACCCGCGGGCGCCTACATGGAGGATGCGGTCGGCGAAAATCGGCATCAGCACGGCGTAGGGCATGCCCACCAGGCTGACCAATCCGAGCAGCAACAGCAGCGCCTTGATCGGTCCGGTCTGGCGAACGTACTGGAATCCCTCGATGATGTTCTCCAGCGTCGATGCCGTGCGCGCCGCCCGTTCATGAGCGCGGACCTTCATCAGCAATAAGCCGACGATTACCGCGATGTAGCTCACCGCGTTGGCAAAAAAGCACCATCCCTCGCCGACCGCCGCCACCAGGATGCCGGCCACCGCCGGGCCCACGATGCGTGCGCCGTTGAACATCGAGGAATTCAGCGCGATCGCGTTCATCAGGTCTTCGCGGCCCACCATGTCCACCAGGAATGCCTGCCGCCCCGGGATGTCGAACGCGTTCACCACGCCCAGCAGCGCCGCCAGCACGAAAATGTGCCATACCTGCACTCGATGGCTGAGCGTCAGCCATGCCAGGATAAAGGCCAGCAGCATCGACGCCGTTTGCGTCGCGATGATCAAGCGGTGGCGGTTGTGGCGGTCCACGATCGTGCCGCCGATAGGCGCAACCAGGAATACTGGGAGCTGTGACGCAAATCCCACCGAGCCCAGCAGCAGAGACGATCCCGTCATTCGGTAGACCAGCCAGGACTGTGCAACGGACTGCATCCAGGTCCCGATCAGGGAGATCAGTTGGCCGCTGAAGAAGAGCTGAAAATTGCGGTGCCGCAGTGATCGCAGCGCCTGCCACACTCGTCCGTGCGAGTTGGCCTGGTTCGAATCGGCGCTGGAGTTCTCCTGCGGCATGCTTCTTGGATGCTTTCGAAAACAGAATACCAGCACATCCGGTGCCGCTGGCTCCGCGCCGGGTAATACAATCGAAATCATGCCCGTCAACATTTCTCGCCTCAGGGTGTGGTTTGCCACGGCTGCGATTCTGCTCGCCGTGGTGGTGGCGGGGTTCTACTTCTACGGGCGGATGCGCGTACGGCATGCCATCCAGGACATTCCGAAAAAGCTCGGCGTTGACATCCAGCAGAGCACGCAGGGGTTTTCTCTCTCGAAATCCGAGGCTGGGCGCACCCTGTTCACCATCCATGCTTCGCGCGCCGTGCAGTTCAAGGAAACCGGAAAAGCGGAGTTGCGGGATGTCAGCATCATCGTCTATGGCCGCGAGTCCAACCGCTATGACCAGATTTATGGCTCCGACTTCGAGTACGACCCGCAATCCGGAGAGGTGACCGCCAAGGGCGACGTCCACTTCGACCTCGAGGGCAACGCCGAAGGGCCTCTCAATCCCGATCAGGCGGCCCCGGCGGAGCTGAAGAACCCCATTCACCTCAAGACCAGCGGCCTGTTGTTCAACGCGAAAACCGGTTTAGCAAGCACCAAGGAGCGGATTGAATTCCGCGTGCCGCAGGCAAACGGTTTCGCCGTAGGCGCCAGTTACGACTCCAAAGCCGCCACCTTCACGCTGGTATCGGACATCGTGGTCCATTCCTCCGAACCCGGCGCGATGCAGTTCACCGCCCGGCATGCCGTCATTACCAAGGGCCCGAACCGCGCCGTGTTTGAGGGTGTGCTGGTGGCGGGCGAAGCCGACAGCTTTGCTGCCAACCAACTTACGGTGTACCTGCGCGACGACAACACGATCGAGCATTTGCTGGCCACCGGCGACGTGCGCGCCGCCAGCCAGGGGAAGTCTTCCACTGAATTACATTCGCCGCGTGCCGATGCCTGGATCACCGCAACCAACAACCTGAAATCGGCGGTCTTTTCCGGCGGCGTGCAGTTCAGCAGTGCTGGTGACCAGCCGATGCAGGGAACCGCCGGGAAAGTCACCGTCAACTTCGTGTCGAAAAACCAGGCCGACAAACTCGTTGCAACGGACGGCGTAAAGCTGCTGCAGCAGCCCGGCAAATCCGCCACCGCGCGGCCGGTCGAAATCTCGGCCTCAGCGATCGATTTTCGGTTGAAGAACGGTCGCGAACTCGACCAGGCGGTGACCTCTGGTCCGGCGCAGGTGACCGTGTTCGCGGTCGCGGGTGCTGGGGGTCAGGACGCCGCCCAGACCGTCGCCACTGCCGGACGTTTCGAAGCCACCTTCAACCGGCAAAATCGCCTCGATCGTTTGCAAGGAACGCCGGAGGCCAAAGTGGTTTCTTCCGCGTCTGGTCAACCGGACAAAACCAGCACCAGCGATCGCCTCGATGTCGCTTTCAACCCCGCCGGCGGGATCGCGACCCTCATCCAGGAGGGCCATTTTCATTACACCGAGCCCGCCGCGCCCGGAGGCGCCGAGCGCGCCGCTTGGGCCGAGCACGCACGCTACACGCCACGAGACGAAATGTTGAGCCTTATCGGCTCGCCGCGCGTGGTTGATGGCGGCCTGACCACCACCGCCGAAAACATTAGCATCGACCGCCACTCCGGCGATGCCATCGCCACCGGCGATGTCAAAAGCACTTACAGCGAACTGAAGCCCAAGCCCGGCGGCGCTCTGCTCGCCTCCTCCGACCCCATCCATGCCACTGCGCCCACCATGCGTGCCACGCGCAACGGCGGCACTGCGGTTTATTCCGGCGGCGCCAGGTTGTGGCAGGGCTCCAGTATCGTGCAGGCGGCGGTCATCGAGTTCAACCGCGACTCCCGCCAGCTGATCGCCCGATCCTCCACCCCCGGCGCGACTGCCGGTGCCGTGTCCACCACTTTCATCCAGCAGGACAATAAAGGGAAAGTCACTCCCGTCAGCATTCGCTCGGCGCTGCTGACCTATGCCGACAACGAACGGCGCGCTCGTTTTGAAGGAGGAGTGGTGGTGCGAGGTGCGGACAGTACCATGACAGCCGATCAAGCCGAGGTTTACCTGTTGCCCCGCGACCAGGGTCCCAGCTCTGCCAACCAGCCCGGACCCAGTCAAATCGAAAAAATCGTGGCCG contains:
- a CDS encoding MFS transporter; protein product: MPQENSSADSNQANSHGRVWQALRSLRHRNFQLFFSGQLISLIGTWMQSVAQSWLVYRMTGSSLLLGSVGFASQLPVFLVAPIGGTIVDRHNRHRLIIATQTASMLLAFILAWLTLSHRVQVWHIFVLAALLGVVNAFDIPGRQAFLVDMVGREDLMNAIALNSSMFNGARIVGPAVAGILVAAVGEGWCFFANAVSYIAVIVGLLLMKVRAHERAARTASTLENIIEGFQYVRQTGPIKALLLLLGLVSLVGMPYAVLMPIFADRILHVGARGLGLLMGATGVGALLGALTLAAKQGLKGLGKWVAVCSVGFGFSLILFALSRSLWLSLLLLLPVGFTMMVQMASSNTLIQSMVPDHLRGRVMALYSMMFMGMAPFGSFFAGALADHLGAPITVALGGIACIAGSALFAARLPGWRAEARQLIIAQTIAGGDPAQEMTVRGISQR
- a CDS encoding LptA/OstA family protein, producing MPVNISRLRVWFATAAILLAVVVAGFYFYGRMRVRHAIQDIPKKLGVDIQQSTQGFSLSKSEAGRTLFTIHASRAVQFKETGKAELRDVSIIVYGRESNRYDQIYGSDFEYDPQSGEVTAKGDVHFDLEGNAEGPLNPDQAAPAELKNPIHLKTSGLLFNAKTGLASTKERIEFRVPQANGFAVGASYDSKAATFTLVSDIVVHSSEPGAMQFTARHAVITKGPNRAVFEGVLVAGEADSFAANQLTVYLRDDNTIEHLLATGDVRAASQGKSSTELHSPRADAWITATNNLKSAVFSGGVQFSSAGDQPMQGTAGKVTVNFVSKNQADKLVATDGVKLLQQPGKSATARPVEISASAIDFRLKNGRELDQAVTSGPAQVTVFAVAGAGGQDAAQTVATAGRFEATFNRQNRLDRLQGTPEAKVVSSASGQPDKTSTSDRLDVAFNPAGGIATLIQEGHFHYTEPAAPGGAERAAWAEHARYTPRDEMLSLIGSPRVVDGGLTTTAENISIDRHSGDAIATGDVKSTYSELKPKPGGALLASSDPIHATAPTMRATRNGGTAVYSGGARLWQGSSIVQAAVIEFNRDSRQLIARSSTPGATAGAVSTTFIQQDNKGKVTPVSIRSALLTYADNERRARFEGGVVVRGADSTMTADQAEVYLLPRDQGPSSANQPGPSQIEKIVAAGHINIQEPNRRATGTKLVYTAADGKFVLTGGPPSIFDAERGKITGDSLTFFSRDDRVVVESGGSSPTVTRTRITK